A single Oncorhynchus nerka isolate Pitt River linkage group LG10, Oner_Uvic_2.0, whole genome shotgun sequence DNA region contains:
- the LOC115135943 gene encoding uncharacterized protein LOC115135943 isoform X2 — MPPRKKRENRGTDDCPRKRRRAQEEGNVVISDRDEDEDFRPTSSRGERKREKESRTRPNEMTEEEMLDLAMRLSKQEASSAALRQRQEEEAVRKAIAESLYADSPTHPHSESLLGSGSPTQQCQNSPPEGESSIQPPRCKLSYPNHGVADREGARGGGVHVGVAPSDRRRRGKKEGSPLLDMPDLSQTQKVYSQFSPLSQASTSVPLPSSQEEGSSQRNLFGDRSSKAIESQDYNNSTKSDSQSQLRIKSPGFPSTTAPQANKPVLCLEKLSQDLLVDCQASGFLLKGHPILTLPTKSQKSQSYQPKSPTFSNTPVFSKTERGVEPGQSSPSFPKRAMFSNCDSGEEEKEASPTIPKSLVFFKTDRGKAEEQGSPTSPKSTMFSKTERGPEEKETFSGSPVFPRTDQIRDQGPQSCVESVSATGDYEDGDRDDAVKSRDASECLPPCPRTTLSLNKRFVPIRKTAGVSDKVVDQEEREGESSQRTVNRISMPAKLAAEEDLNSEELTLALETQPMQELTSNMALRWSDDDEEENGPEKSAHSPSPVFPQENDLPQPSNQGLSPNTHDHHSPQHRHSPCLVPKKRTHNFEGAACEEGESQSKCIRKKFTFKGMYGAPSPSLLRQAAGRSQDEAKGGSTSSHQPLASSSCLSPPTDGQGYGGVVRYYWGVPFCPRGQNPDAYTQVILSQLEVYEKSLKEAQRGLLRKAGWGEPVLPGPPEKPFSRRGRLERRRAPRLLEEEERGGKREEELVEVVEDDDEEEGEKRARQLSRWGVEGGEKRGRQEWKDCQDLFVSSPEQEEKSPSPVFHADTSQLILLQRRLGLRRKEERVAEKQPPDLLEEREEDENEEKMDDKEGGEKREEEEVDVRGLQVPESQLSDDSTQDLMVTSPAQPQPENQSLPQIQTFLSSPRPLEQHEEGMLVFGEEEGRRSSPMGIPAVGEDVRMEEDIPEPAFPRSPNMDCPMCMRLFPLTEIEMHAAYCDGTTGIMEEEMAEESHSQVSVKARRKRTRRGENIGEEQPSSSGSGKVVQGEKCFLCQQLFPLKYHEKHVEDCIKNKEFSKAAPRDGQSGVLLSALDQTEHIYSGTAEAKPCDTTVNNQQSGLIDDLDTAESGGRGDFSAPGFRAQPKRD, encoded by the exons ATGCCTCCTCGGAAAAAGCGAGAGAACAGAGGCACGGATGATTGTCCCAGGAAACGACGACGAGCTCAGGAAGAGGGCAATGTCGTCATCTCAGACAGAGACGAG GATGAAGACTTCAGACCGACATCATCAAGAGGGGAGCGCAAACGGGAGAAGGAGAGTAGAACACGACCAAACG AGATGACAGAGGAGGAGATGCTGGACCTGGCCATGAGACTGAGTAAACAGGAGGCCAGCAGCGCTGCTCTCCGGCAACGACAGGAGGAAGAGGCCGTGAGGAAGGCCATCGCTGAAAGCCTCTAC GCAGACAGCCCTACTCATCCCCACTCAGAATCTTTGCTCGGGTCAGGGAGCCCTACACAACAATGTCAAAATTCTCctccagagggagagagcagcataCAGCCCCCCAGGTGTAAACTCTCCTACCCTAACCATGgtgtggctgacagggagggagccCGCGGTGGAGGTGTTCATGTAGGGGTGGCTCCctcagacaggaggaggagggggaagaaggaGGGAAGCCCATTACTAGATATGCCTGACCTGTCTCAGACCCAGAAGGTCTACTCCCAGTTCTCCCCCCTCAGCCAAGCTTCCACCTCAGTGCCTCTCCCATCCTCACAG GAAGAGGGGTCTTCTCAGAGGAACCTTTTCGGAGACCGCTCATCCAAGGCAATTGAATCTCAGGACTACAACAACTCCACAAAGAGTGACTCCCAGTCCCAACTTAGGATCAAGTCCCCTGGTTTCCCTTCCACTACGGCTCCCCAAGCCAACAAACCTGTCCTGTGCCTGGAGAAGCTTAGCCAGGACCTCCTAGTAGACTGTCAGGCCTCTGGGTTCCTACTAAAGGGTCATCCCATCTTAACGCTTCCCACAAAGTCCCAGAAATCTCAATCTTATCAGCCCAAGAGCCCCACATTCTCCAATACCCCTGTGTTTTCCAAAACAGAGAGAGGTGTGGAACCAGGCCAAAGTAGTCCCTCCTTTCCTAAACGTGCCATGTTCTCTAATTGTGATTCAGGAGAGGAAGAAAAAGAGGCCAGTCCCACCATTCCTAAAAGCCTGGTCTTTTTCAAGACTGATAGAGGAAAGGCAGAGGAACAAGGGAGTCCAACTTCTCCTAaaagcaccatgttctctaagaCTGAAAGAGGACCAGAAGAGAAAGAGACCTTCTCTGGAAGTCCAGTCTTTCCCAGAACTGATCAGATAAGGGACCAGGGTCCACAGAGCTGTGTTGAAAGTGTCTCTGCAACAGGAGACTatgaggatggagacagagacgatGCTGTGAAGAGCAGGGATGCCTCCGAGTGCCTTCCACCATGCCCCAGAACAACCCTGTCCCTGAACAAGAGATTTGTGCCTATAAGGAAGACTGCTGGAGTTTCAGACAAAGTTGTTGACCAAGAGGAACGCGAGGGTGAATCCTCGCAGAGAACTGTAAACAGGATTAGCATGCCTGCAAAGTTGG CTGCAGAAGAAGACCTTAATTCAGAGGAACTTACATTGGCTTTGGAGACTCAGCCAATGCAGGAGTTAACCAGTAATATGGCGCTACGCTGGTCAGATGATGACGAAGAGGAAAATGGTCCTGAAAAG tcAGCTCACTCGCCCAGCCCAGTCTTCCCACAGGAGAATGACCTCCCTCAGCCAAGCAACCAGGGTCTCTCCCCAAACACCCACGACCACCATTCCCCCCAACACAGACACAGCCCCTGCCTCGTCCCCAAGAAACGCACTCACAACTTTGAAGGCGCCGCGTGCGAGGAGGGGGAGAGCCAGTCCAAGTGCATCCGGAAGAAGTTCACCTTCAAGGGCATGTATGgagccccctctccctctcttctcagaCAGGCTGCAGGTAGGAGCCAGGATGAGGCCAAAGGCGGAAGCACCTCTTCCCACCAGCCCCTGGCCTCCTCCAgctgcctctctccccccacaGACGGCCAGGGTTATGGGGGAGTGGTGCGCTACTATTGGGGTGTGCCTTTCTGTCCACGGGGGCAGAACCCAGACGCCTACACACAG GTGATCCTGTCCCAGCTGGAGGTGTATGAGAAGAGCCTGAAGGAGGCCCAGAGGGGTCTGCTGAGGAAGGCAGGCTGGGGGGAGCCAGTCCTCCCTGGGCCCCCAGAGAAACCCTTCTCCAGGAGGGGACGCCTCGAGAGACGCAGGGCCCCACGACTcctggaagaagaggagagagggggaaaacgtGAGGAAGAGCTAGTGGAGGTGGTagaagatgatgatgaagaggagggagagaagagggcgaGACAGCTGTCACGGTGGGGggtggaagggggagagaagagaggaaggcagGAGTGGAAGGACTGCCAGGATCTGTTTGTGTCCTCTCCTGAACAAGAGGAA AAATCTCCCTCCCCTGTATTTCATGCAGATACCAGTCAGCTAATTCTACTTCAACG GAGACTTGGCCTTAGAAGAAAAGAGGAAAGAGTAGCAGAAAAACAACCACCTGACttactggaggagagggaggaagacgaGAATGAAGAAAAGATGGATGATaaagagggtggagagaagagggaggaggaagaagtgGATGTCAGAGGCTTACAAGTTCCAG AGTCCCAACTCAGTGACGACAGCACTCAAGACCTCATGGTCACCAGCCCTGCACAG CCCCAGCCAGAGAACCAGTCCCTGCCTCAGATCCAGACCTTTCTTTCATCACCCCGTCCTCTGGAACAGCATGAAGAGGGGATGTTGGTgtttggagaggaggaggggcggAGGAGTAGCCCTATGGGGATCCCTGCTGTAGGAGAGGATGTTCGGATGGAGGAGGACATCCCAGAGCCTGCCTTCCCTCGGAGCCCCAACATGGACTGTCCCATGTGCATGCGTCTCTTCCCCCTGACGGAGATTGAGATGCACGCTGCCTACTGTGACGGTACCACCGGTATCATGGAGGAGGAAATGGCAGAGGAGAGCCACTCGCAGG tTTCAGTCAAGGCTCGTAGGAAGAGGACCAGAAGGGGTGAGAACATTGGAGAGGAGCAGCCCAGCTCTTCTGGCTCTGGCAA GGTGGTACAGGGAGAGAAGTGCTTCCTGTGTCAGCAACTATTTCCTCTCAAGTACCATGAGAAGCATGTAGAGGACTGCATCAAGAACAAAGAGTTCTCCAAGGCTGCACCCAGAGACGGACAG AGTGGAGTCTTGCTGAGTGCTCTGGACCAGACAGAGCATATATATTCAG GGACTGCTGAGGCCAAACCATGTGATACTACCGTCAATAACCAACAAAG TGGCCTGATTGATGATCTGGACACAGCAGAATCTGGGGGAAGAGGAGACTTCAGCGCCCCAGGTTTCAGA gCCCAGCCAAAAAGAGATTAA
- the LOC115135943 gene encoding BRCA1-A complex subunit RAP80-like isoform X1: MPPRKKRENRGTDDCPRKRRRAQEEGNVVISDRDEDEDFRPTSSRGERKREKESRTRPNEMTEEEMLDLAMRLSKQEASSAALRQRQEEEAVRKAIAESLYADSPTHPHSESLLGSGSPTQQCQNSPPEGESSIQPPRCKLSYPNHGVADREGARGGGVHVGVAPSDRRRRGKKEGSPLLDMPDLSQTQKVYSQFSPLSQASTSVPLPSSQEEGSSQRNLFGDRSSKAIESQDYNNSTKSDSQSQLRIKSPGFPSTTAPQANKPVLCLEKLSQDLLVDCQASGFLLKGHPILTLPTKSQKSQSYQPKSPTFSNTPVFSKTERGVEPGQSSPSFPKRAMFSNCDSGEEEKEASPTIPKSLVFFKTDRGKAEEQGSPTSPKSTMFSKTERGPEEKETFSGSPVFPRTDQIRDQGPQSCVESVSATGDYEDGDRDDAVKSRDASECLPPCPRTTLSLNKRFVPIRKTAGVSDKVVDQEEREGESSQRTVNRISMPAKLAAEEDLNSEELTLALETQPMQELTSNMALRWSDDDEEENGPEKSAHSPSPVFPQENDLPQPSNQGLSPNTHDHHSPQHRHSPCLVPKKRTHNFEGAACEEGESQSKCIRKKFTFKGMYGAPSPSLLRQAAGRSQDEAKGGSTSSHQPLASSSCLSPPTDGQGYGGVVRYYWGVPFCPRGQNPDAYTQVILSQLEVYEKSLKEAQRGLLRKAGWGEPVLPGPPEKPFSRRGRLERRRAPRLLEEEERGGKREEELVEVVEDDDEEEGEKRARQLSRWGVEGGEKRGRQEWKDCQDLFVSSPEQEEKSPSPVFHADTSQLILLQRRLGLRRKEERVAEKQPPDLLEEREEDENEEKMDDKEGGEKREEEEVDVRGLQVPESQLSDDSTQDLMVTSPAQPQPENQSLPQIQTFLSSPRPLEQHEEGMLVFGEEEGRRSSPMGIPAVGEDVRMEEDIPEPAFPRSPNMDCPMCMRLFPLTEIEMHAAYCDGTTGIMEEEMAEESHSQVSVKARRKRTRRGENIGEEQPSSSGSGKVVQGEKCFLCQQLFPLKYHEKHVEDCIKNKEFSKAAPRDGQSGVLLSALDQTEHIYSGTAEAKPCDTTVNNQQSGLIDDLDTAESGGRGDFSAPGFRVSTSPIQSFTPVSEATDCLIDF, encoded by the exons ATGCCTCCTCGGAAAAAGCGAGAGAACAGAGGCACGGATGATTGTCCCAGGAAACGACGACGAGCTCAGGAAGAGGGCAATGTCGTCATCTCAGACAGAGACGAG GATGAAGACTTCAGACCGACATCATCAAGAGGGGAGCGCAAACGGGAGAAGGAGAGTAGAACACGACCAAACG AGATGACAGAGGAGGAGATGCTGGACCTGGCCATGAGACTGAGTAAACAGGAGGCCAGCAGCGCTGCTCTCCGGCAACGACAGGAGGAAGAGGCCGTGAGGAAGGCCATCGCTGAAAGCCTCTAC GCAGACAGCCCTACTCATCCCCACTCAGAATCTTTGCTCGGGTCAGGGAGCCCTACACAACAATGTCAAAATTCTCctccagagggagagagcagcataCAGCCCCCCAGGTGTAAACTCTCCTACCCTAACCATGgtgtggctgacagggagggagccCGCGGTGGAGGTGTTCATGTAGGGGTGGCTCCctcagacaggaggaggagggggaagaaggaGGGAAGCCCATTACTAGATATGCCTGACCTGTCTCAGACCCAGAAGGTCTACTCCCAGTTCTCCCCCCTCAGCCAAGCTTCCACCTCAGTGCCTCTCCCATCCTCACAG GAAGAGGGGTCTTCTCAGAGGAACCTTTTCGGAGACCGCTCATCCAAGGCAATTGAATCTCAGGACTACAACAACTCCACAAAGAGTGACTCCCAGTCCCAACTTAGGATCAAGTCCCCTGGTTTCCCTTCCACTACGGCTCCCCAAGCCAACAAACCTGTCCTGTGCCTGGAGAAGCTTAGCCAGGACCTCCTAGTAGACTGTCAGGCCTCTGGGTTCCTACTAAAGGGTCATCCCATCTTAACGCTTCCCACAAAGTCCCAGAAATCTCAATCTTATCAGCCCAAGAGCCCCACATTCTCCAATACCCCTGTGTTTTCCAAAACAGAGAGAGGTGTGGAACCAGGCCAAAGTAGTCCCTCCTTTCCTAAACGTGCCATGTTCTCTAATTGTGATTCAGGAGAGGAAGAAAAAGAGGCCAGTCCCACCATTCCTAAAAGCCTGGTCTTTTTCAAGACTGATAGAGGAAAGGCAGAGGAACAAGGGAGTCCAACTTCTCCTAaaagcaccatgttctctaagaCTGAAAGAGGACCAGAAGAGAAAGAGACCTTCTCTGGAAGTCCAGTCTTTCCCAGAACTGATCAGATAAGGGACCAGGGTCCACAGAGCTGTGTTGAAAGTGTCTCTGCAACAGGAGACTatgaggatggagacagagacgatGCTGTGAAGAGCAGGGATGCCTCCGAGTGCCTTCCACCATGCCCCAGAACAACCCTGTCCCTGAACAAGAGATTTGTGCCTATAAGGAAGACTGCTGGAGTTTCAGACAAAGTTGTTGACCAAGAGGAACGCGAGGGTGAATCCTCGCAGAGAACTGTAAACAGGATTAGCATGCCTGCAAAGTTGG CTGCAGAAGAAGACCTTAATTCAGAGGAACTTACATTGGCTTTGGAGACTCAGCCAATGCAGGAGTTAACCAGTAATATGGCGCTACGCTGGTCAGATGATGACGAAGAGGAAAATGGTCCTGAAAAG tcAGCTCACTCGCCCAGCCCAGTCTTCCCACAGGAGAATGACCTCCCTCAGCCAAGCAACCAGGGTCTCTCCCCAAACACCCACGACCACCATTCCCCCCAACACAGACACAGCCCCTGCCTCGTCCCCAAGAAACGCACTCACAACTTTGAAGGCGCCGCGTGCGAGGAGGGGGAGAGCCAGTCCAAGTGCATCCGGAAGAAGTTCACCTTCAAGGGCATGTATGgagccccctctccctctcttctcagaCAGGCTGCAGGTAGGAGCCAGGATGAGGCCAAAGGCGGAAGCACCTCTTCCCACCAGCCCCTGGCCTCCTCCAgctgcctctctccccccacaGACGGCCAGGGTTATGGGGGAGTGGTGCGCTACTATTGGGGTGTGCCTTTCTGTCCACGGGGGCAGAACCCAGACGCCTACACACAG GTGATCCTGTCCCAGCTGGAGGTGTATGAGAAGAGCCTGAAGGAGGCCCAGAGGGGTCTGCTGAGGAAGGCAGGCTGGGGGGAGCCAGTCCTCCCTGGGCCCCCAGAGAAACCCTTCTCCAGGAGGGGACGCCTCGAGAGACGCAGGGCCCCACGACTcctggaagaagaggagagagggggaaaacgtGAGGAAGAGCTAGTGGAGGTGGTagaagatgatgatgaagaggagggagagaagagggcgaGACAGCTGTCACGGTGGGGggtggaagggggagagaagagaggaaggcagGAGTGGAAGGACTGCCAGGATCTGTTTGTGTCCTCTCCTGAACAAGAGGAA AAATCTCCCTCCCCTGTATTTCATGCAGATACCAGTCAGCTAATTCTACTTCAACG GAGACTTGGCCTTAGAAGAAAAGAGGAAAGAGTAGCAGAAAAACAACCACCTGACttactggaggagagggaggaagacgaGAATGAAGAAAAGATGGATGATaaagagggtggagagaagagggaggaggaagaagtgGATGTCAGAGGCTTACAAGTTCCAG AGTCCCAACTCAGTGACGACAGCACTCAAGACCTCATGGTCACCAGCCCTGCACAG CCCCAGCCAGAGAACCAGTCCCTGCCTCAGATCCAGACCTTTCTTTCATCACCCCGTCCTCTGGAACAGCATGAAGAGGGGATGTTGGTgtttggagaggaggaggggcggAGGAGTAGCCCTATGGGGATCCCTGCTGTAGGAGAGGATGTTCGGATGGAGGAGGACATCCCAGAGCCTGCCTTCCCTCGGAGCCCCAACATGGACTGTCCCATGTGCATGCGTCTCTTCCCCCTGACGGAGATTGAGATGCACGCTGCCTACTGTGACGGTACCACCGGTATCATGGAGGAGGAAATGGCAGAGGAGAGCCACTCGCAGG tTTCAGTCAAGGCTCGTAGGAAGAGGACCAGAAGGGGTGAGAACATTGGAGAGGAGCAGCCCAGCTCTTCTGGCTCTGGCAA GGTGGTACAGGGAGAGAAGTGCTTCCTGTGTCAGCAACTATTTCCTCTCAAGTACCATGAGAAGCATGTAGAGGACTGCATCAAGAACAAAGAGTTCTCCAAGGCTGCACCCAGAGACGGACAG AGTGGAGTCTTGCTGAGTGCTCTGGACCAGACAGAGCATATATATTCAG GGACTGCTGAGGCCAAACCATGTGATACTACCGTCAATAACCAACAAAG TGGCCTGATTGATGATCTGGACACAGCAGAATCTGGGGGAAGAGGAGACTTCAGCGCCCCAGGTTTCAGAGTGAGCACTTCGCCCATCCAATCCTTCACCCCTGTCTCAGAAGCCACAGACTGCCTTATCGACTTCTAA
- the LOC115135943 gene encoding BRCA1-A complex subunit RAP80-like isoform X4 has product MPPRKKRENRGTDDCPRKRRRAQEEGNVVISDRDEDEDFRPTSSRGERKREKESRTRPNEMTEEEMLDLAMRLSKQEASSAALRQRQEEEAVRKAIAESLYEEGSSQRNLFGDRSSKAIESQDYNNSTKSDSQSQLRIKSPGFPSTTAPQANKPVLCLEKLSQDLLVDCQASGFLLKGHPILTLPTKSQKSQSYQPKSPTFSNTPVFSKTERGVEPGQSSPSFPKRAMFSNCDSGEEEKEASPTIPKSLVFFKTDRGKAEEQGSPTSPKSTMFSKTERGPEEKETFSGSPVFPRTDQIRDQGPQSCVESVSATGDYEDGDRDDAVKSRDASECLPPCPRTTLSLNKRFVPIRKTAGVSDKVVDQEEREGESSQRTVNRISMPAKLAAEEDLNSEELTLALETQPMQELTSNMALRWSDDDEEENGPEKSAHSPSPVFPQENDLPQPSNQGLSPNTHDHHSPQHRHSPCLVPKKRTHNFEGAACEEGESQSKCIRKKFTFKGMYGAPSPSLLRQAAGRSQDEAKGGSTSSHQPLASSSCLSPPTDGQGYGGVVRYYWGVPFCPRGQNPDAYTQVILSQLEVYEKSLKEAQRGLLRKAGWGEPVLPGPPEKPFSRRGRLERRRAPRLLEEEERGGKREEELVEVVEDDDEEEGEKRARQLSRWGVEGGEKRGRQEWKDCQDLFVSSPEQEEKSPSPVFHADTSQLILLQRRLGLRRKEERVAEKQPPDLLEEREEDENEEKMDDKEGGEKREEEEVDVRGLQVPESQLSDDSTQDLMVTSPAQPQPENQSLPQIQTFLSSPRPLEQHEEGMLVFGEEEGRRSSPMGIPAVGEDVRMEEDIPEPAFPRSPNMDCPMCMRLFPLTEIEMHAAYCDGTTGIMEEEMAEESHSQVSVKARRKRTRRGENIGEEQPSSSGSGKVVQGEKCFLCQQLFPLKYHEKHVEDCIKNKEFSKAAPRDGQSGVLLSALDQTEHIYSGTAEAKPCDTTVNNQQSGLIDDLDTAESGGRGDFSAPGFRVSTSPIQSFTPVSEATDCLIDF; this is encoded by the exons ATGCCTCCTCGGAAAAAGCGAGAGAACAGAGGCACGGATGATTGTCCCAGGAAACGACGACGAGCTCAGGAAGAGGGCAATGTCGTCATCTCAGACAGAGACGAG GATGAAGACTTCAGACCGACATCATCAAGAGGGGAGCGCAAACGGGAGAAGGAGAGTAGAACACGACCAAACG AGATGACAGAGGAGGAGATGCTGGACCTGGCCATGAGACTGAGTAAACAGGAGGCCAGCAGCGCTGCTCTCCGGCAACGACAGGAGGAAGAGGCCGTGAGGAAGGCCATCGCTGAAAGCCTCTAC GAAGAGGGGTCTTCTCAGAGGAACCTTTTCGGAGACCGCTCATCCAAGGCAATTGAATCTCAGGACTACAACAACTCCACAAAGAGTGACTCCCAGTCCCAACTTAGGATCAAGTCCCCTGGTTTCCCTTCCACTACGGCTCCCCAAGCCAACAAACCTGTCCTGTGCCTGGAGAAGCTTAGCCAGGACCTCCTAGTAGACTGTCAGGCCTCTGGGTTCCTACTAAAGGGTCATCCCATCTTAACGCTTCCCACAAAGTCCCAGAAATCTCAATCTTATCAGCCCAAGAGCCCCACATTCTCCAATACCCCTGTGTTTTCCAAAACAGAGAGAGGTGTGGAACCAGGCCAAAGTAGTCCCTCCTTTCCTAAACGTGCCATGTTCTCTAATTGTGATTCAGGAGAGGAAGAAAAAGAGGCCAGTCCCACCATTCCTAAAAGCCTGGTCTTTTTCAAGACTGATAGAGGAAAGGCAGAGGAACAAGGGAGTCCAACTTCTCCTAaaagcaccatgttctctaagaCTGAAAGAGGACCAGAAGAGAAAGAGACCTTCTCTGGAAGTCCAGTCTTTCCCAGAACTGATCAGATAAGGGACCAGGGTCCACAGAGCTGTGTTGAAAGTGTCTCTGCAACAGGAGACTatgaggatggagacagagacgatGCTGTGAAGAGCAGGGATGCCTCCGAGTGCCTTCCACCATGCCCCAGAACAACCCTGTCCCTGAACAAGAGATTTGTGCCTATAAGGAAGACTGCTGGAGTTTCAGACAAAGTTGTTGACCAAGAGGAACGCGAGGGTGAATCCTCGCAGAGAACTGTAAACAGGATTAGCATGCCTGCAAAGTTGG CTGCAGAAGAAGACCTTAATTCAGAGGAACTTACATTGGCTTTGGAGACTCAGCCAATGCAGGAGTTAACCAGTAATATGGCGCTACGCTGGTCAGATGATGACGAAGAGGAAAATGGTCCTGAAAAG tcAGCTCACTCGCCCAGCCCAGTCTTCCCACAGGAGAATGACCTCCCTCAGCCAAGCAACCAGGGTCTCTCCCCAAACACCCACGACCACCATTCCCCCCAACACAGACACAGCCCCTGCCTCGTCCCCAAGAAACGCACTCACAACTTTGAAGGCGCCGCGTGCGAGGAGGGGGAGAGCCAGTCCAAGTGCATCCGGAAGAAGTTCACCTTCAAGGGCATGTATGgagccccctctccctctcttctcagaCAGGCTGCAGGTAGGAGCCAGGATGAGGCCAAAGGCGGAAGCACCTCTTCCCACCAGCCCCTGGCCTCCTCCAgctgcctctctccccccacaGACGGCCAGGGTTATGGGGGAGTGGTGCGCTACTATTGGGGTGTGCCTTTCTGTCCACGGGGGCAGAACCCAGACGCCTACACACAG GTGATCCTGTCCCAGCTGGAGGTGTATGAGAAGAGCCTGAAGGAGGCCCAGAGGGGTCTGCTGAGGAAGGCAGGCTGGGGGGAGCCAGTCCTCCCTGGGCCCCCAGAGAAACCCTTCTCCAGGAGGGGACGCCTCGAGAGACGCAGGGCCCCACGACTcctggaagaagaggagagagggggaaaacgtGAGGAAGAGCTAGTGGAGGTGGTagaagatgatgatgaagaggagggagagaagagggcgaGACAGCTGTCACGGTGGGGggtggaagggggagagaagagaggaaggcagGAGTGGAAGGACTGCCAGGATCTGTTTGTGTCCTCTCCTGAACAAGAGGAA AAATCTCCCTCCCCTGTATTTCATGCAGATACCAGTCAGCTAATTCTACTTCAACG GAGACTTGGCCTTAGAAGAAAAGAGGAAAGAGTAGCAGAAAAACAACCACCTGACttactggaggagagggaggaagacgaGAATGAAGAAAAGATGGATGATaaagagggtggagagaagagggaggaggaagaagtgGATGTCAGAGGCTTACAAGTTCCAG AGTCCCAACTCAGTGACGACAGCACTCAAGACCTCATGGTCACCAGCCCTGCACAG CCCCAGCCAGAGAACCAGTCCCTGCCTCAGATCCAGACCTTTCTTTCATCACCCCGTCCTCTGGAACAGCATGAAGAGGGGATGTTGGTgtttggagaggaggaggggcggAGGAGTAGCCCTATGGGGATCCCTGCTGTAGGAGAGGATGTTCGGATGGAGGAGGACATCCCAGAGCCTGCCTTCCCTCGGAGCCCCAACATGGACTGTCCCATGTGCATGCGTCTCTTCCCCCTGACGGAGATTGAGATGCACGCTGCCTACTGTGACGGTACCACCGGTATCATGGAGGAGGAAATGGCAGAGGAGAGCCACTCGCAGG tTTCAGTCAAGGCTCGTAGGAAGAGGACCAGAAGGGGTGAGAACATTGGAGAGGAGCAGCCCAGCTCTTCTGGCTCTGGCAA GGTGGTACAGGGAGAGAAGTGCTTCCTGTGTCAGCAACTATTTCCTCTCAAGTACCATGAGAAGCATGTAGAGGACTGCATCAAGAACAAAGAGTTCTCCAAGGCTGCACCCAGAGACGGACAG AGTGGAGTCTTGCTGAGTGCTCTGGACCAGACAGAGCATATATATTCAG GGACTGCTGAGGCCAAACCATGTGATACTACCGTCAATAACCAACAAAG TGGCCTGATTGATGATCTGGACACAGCAGAATCTGGGGGAAGAGGAGACTTCAGCGCCCCAGGTTTCAGAGTGAGCACTTCGCCCATCCAATCCTTCACCCCTGTCTCAGAAGCCACAGACTGCCTTATCGACTTCTAA